One stretch of Rosistilla oblonga DNA includes these proteins:
- the nqrM gene encoding (Na+)-NQR maturation NqrM, whose protein sequence is MDILANSIGIVAQSAEVASEAGSGSHVAVIVGITLAAFLLVCLGMAVGVMFGRRPISGSCGGLGNVTNESGEKSCALCQNPSEACKELRNRMTPAEEASEHEAAT, encoded by the coding sequence ATGGATATTCTCGCAAACTCGATCGGCATCGTCGCACAATCCGCAGAAGTCGCTAGCGAAGCGGGATCGGGCTCGCACGTCGCCGTGATCGTCGGCATCACTTTGGCTGCCTTTCTGTTGGTCTGCCTGGGGATGGCGGTCGGCGTGATGTTTGGCCGGCGACCGATCAGCGGCAGTTGTGGCGGGCTGGGGAACGTCACCAACGAATCGGGCGAGAAGAGTTGTGCGTTGTGCCAAAACCCGAGCGAAGCGTGCAAAGAGCTTCGCAATCGGATGACTCCCGCCGAGGAAGCTTCGGAGCACGAAGCGGCGACTTAA
- the murB gene encoding UDP-N-acetylmuramate dehydrogenase yields the protein MSFPEHLQHLICNDEPLAPYTWLRIGGPARYFAEPTSREELIDLVQAAHAAEIPIRVLGGGSNLLVRESGFSGLVLSLSAASLGEIRVEETQLTAGGGARLSHVVTMAVGKGLAGMGHLIGIPGTVGGALQGNASAGGSDIGQCTESVELLSLAGEISTRNRDELQFSYRHSDLGDSIVLSASFQLEAGDPIELTKRMQKLWIVRRSERPRDEPRVITPFIDPDGATASDLIEQAGLKGIRQGAVSLDPLRPKYLVASDGASSDDVLALIDIVRDKVSLQTGIDLQMNLKIW from the coding sequence ATGAGTTTTCCTGAACACCTGCAGCATCTGATTTGCAACGACGAACCGTTGGCCCCCTACACCTGGCTGCGGATCGGTGGACCAGCCCGCTATTTCGCGGAGCCGACATCGCGCGAGGAACTGATCGATTTGGTTCAGGCGGCGCACGCGGCGGAAATCCCTATCCGAGTGCTCGGCGGCGGATCGAATCTCTTGGTTCGCGAATCGGGGTTCTCGGGGCTCGTGTTGTCCCTCTCGGCAGCTTCGCTGGGAGAGATCCGCGTCGAGGAGACTCAATTGACAGCCGGCGGCGGAGCGCGGTTGTCGCACGTGGTCACGATGGCCGTCGGTAAAGGCCTTGCCGGAATGGGGCACTTGATCGGCATTCCCGGAACCGTGGGTGGAGCTTTGCAGGGGAACGCCAGCGCCGGTGGCAGCGATATCGGGCAGTGCACCGAATCGGTCGAATTGCTATCGCTGGCCGGCGAGATCAGCACTCGCAATCGCGACGAATTGCAGTTTTCGTATCGCCACAGCGATCTGGGCGATTCGATCGTGTTGTCGGCTAGCTTTCAATTGGAAGCGGGCGACCCCATCGAACTTACAAAGCGCATGCAGAAGCTGTGGATCGTGCGACGCAGCGAACGGCCGCGCGACGAGCCGCGAGTGATCACGCCCTTCATCGATCCCGACGGCGCTACGGCTTCGGATTTGATCGAACAGGCCGGGTTGAAGGGAATCCGCCAAGGCGCGGTCAGCTTGGATCCGCTGCGACCCAAATACCTTGTTGCTAGCGACGGTGCTAGCAGCGACGACGTGCTAGCGTTGATCGATATTGTTCGCGACAAGGTTTCTTTGCAGACCGGGATCGACTTGCAAATGAATCTGAAAATCTGGTAG
- a CDS encoding dienelactone hydrolase family protein: MLVPVRIAIMFGVALTATWAVAQETDASKTYTARDSLSALDDPSLDAADCLKGFAWQPSSFEVTVETSDDDATPRTVRFASPLDTGNPINDVVTMKWYVAKDPDGATLHRPAVLVAHESGSGMTVGRLVAKTLSLYGVHAFLIHLPHYGDRRDRSIRPENQEIVKVMRQAVVDVRRGRDAIAVLPDVDADHIGLQGTSLGGFVAALAGSLDSGFDKVYITLAGGDFHGLLINGEKDAAKMRQRLADAGYTGEKLRELVQQVEPLRIAHRLVPDRTWMFTGSEDRVVPFANAQALAKAAKLSDEHHVIVPANHYTAILYFPTIIDVIVRQSLPADAIPAALKSDS; the protein is encoded by the coding sequence ATGCTTGTACCGGTTCGTATCGCGATCATGTTTGGGGTGGCACTGACGGCGACTTGGGCAGTCGCTCAGGAGACCGACGCTTCCAAAACTTATACCGCCCGCGATTCGTTGAGCGCGTTGGACGATCCCAGCCTCGATGCCGCGGATTGTCTGAAGGGATTCGCCTGGCAGCCGTCCAGCTTCGAGGTCACTGTCGAAACGAGCGACGACGATGCCACGCCGCGGACTGTCCGATTTGCGTCGCCTTTGGATACCGGAAATCCGATCAACGATGTGGTGACGATGAAATGGTATGTTGCCAAGGATCCCGACGGAGCCACGCTGCATCGTCCTGCGGTTTTGGTGGCGCACGAATCGGGATCGGGAATGACGGTCGGCCGCTTGGTTGCCAAGACGCTTTCGCTGTATGGCGTGCACGCTTTTTTGATCCACTTGCCCCACTATGGCGATCGCCGCGATCGATCGATCCGTCCCGAGAATCAAGAGATCGTCAAGGTGATGCGGCAGGCGGTCGTCGATGTCCGCCGCGGCCGCGACGCGATCGCTGTCCTGCCCGATGTCGACGCCGATCATATCGGCCTGCAAGGGACAAGTCTGGGCGGTTTTGTTGCGGCGCTGGCCGGCAGTCTCGATAGCGGTTTCGATAAGGTCTATATCACCTTGGCCGGAGGCGATTTCCACGGCCTGTTGATCAACGGCGAAAAAGATGCGGCCAAGATGCGTCAGCGGTTAGCCGACGCGGGCTACACCGGCGAGAAACTGCGCGAGTTGGTCCAGCAAGTCGAACCGCTGCGAATCGCTCATCGATTGGTTCCCGATCGGACTTGGATGTTCACCGGATCGGAGGACCGCGTGGTACCGTTCGCCAATGCCCAGGCGCTGGCCAAAGCGGCGAAACTGTCCGACGAACATCACGTGATCGTTCCGGCGAATCATTATACCGCGATCCTTTATTTCCCCACGATCATCGATGTGATCGTTCGTCAAAGCTTGCCCGCCGACGCGATTCCGGCGGCGTTAAAATCGGATTCGTAG
- a CDS encoding fumarylacetoacetate hydrolase family protein, giving the protein MKLAKFKQPNGLVAAGIVEGDSIQALDLSAGKFEALSDLLDAKDIPAAVDYLPKRDPHALDSVQLLPPIDRQEVWAAGVTYKRSQTARMEESEAAASCYDRVYVADRPELFLKATPHRVRGDGQELRIRTDATWNVPEPEVTLVLNSRMQIVGYTIGNDMSSRDIEGENPLYLPQAKVYDQCAGLGPWITLSSDMPPREQMTIDLKIERGGDVVFEQSTDAAQMARGFEDLAGWLGRDNSFPNGAFLMTGTGIVPGSDFTLAAGDVVRISIAGIGTLTNSIVQG; this is encoded by the coding sequence ATGAAACTCGCAAAATTCAAGCAACCCAACGGGCTCGTCGCGGCAGGCATTGTCGAGGGCGATTCGATTCAAGCACTCGATCTTTCGGCTGGCAAATTCGAAGCGTTGTCGGATCTGTTGGACGCCAAAGACATTCCCGCGGCTGTCGATTATCTGCCCAAACGCGACCCGCATGCGTTGGACAGCGTGCAATTGCTGCCACCGATCGACCGTCAGGAAGTTTGGGCGGCGGGCGTTACTTACAAGCGTAGCCAAACGGCGCGGATGGAAGAATCCGAAGCCGCTGCGTCGTGTTATGACCGCGTCTATGTCGCCGATCGTCCCGAGTTGTTCCTCAAAGCGACGCCGCACCGCGTGCGTGGCGACGGCCAGGAATTGCGGATCCGCACCGACGCGACTTGGAACGTTCCGGAGCCCGAGGTGACGCTGGTGCTGAACAGTCGGATGCAGATCGTCGGTTATACGATCGGCAACGACATGAGCTCTCGCGATATCGAAGGCGAAAATCCGCTGTACCTTCCACAAGCCAAAGTCTATGACCAATGTGCCGGTCTAGGGCCGTGGATCACGTTGAGCAGCGACATGCCGCCACGCGAACAGATGACGATCGATCTGAAGATTGAACGCGGCGGCGACGTCGTGTTTGAACAATCGACCGATGCCGCCCAGATGGCACGCGGTTTCGAAGATCTGGCCGGTTGGTTGGGCCGCGACAACAGCTTCCCCAATGGGGCGTTTCTAATGACCGGTACCGGGATCGTTCCCGGCAGCGACTTTACGTTGGCTGCTGGCGATGTGGTCCGAATCTCGATCGCTGGTATCGGCACACTGACCAATTCTATCGTTCAGGGCTAA
- a CDS encoding mandelate racemase/muconate lactonizing enzyme family protein: MLSNIRICDLQTNITKHPYRTPMKFGGRVVSGVDVLEVRCTVETKSGRRAEGLGSMTMGNAWSWPSQVVSSDQTLAAIETLAQRHAAAAMEAKVEGHPLEICHTLAKLLRPIAAEVTQEAGLEEAMPQLACLLAASPLEAALFDAQGKALGTSSYRLLGKDYVGSDLQPYLGNDFAGHYLDEFVSPQPQSSMPIYHLVGALDPLTDADVDQPVGDGHPETLAAWIEADGLTHLKIKLAGDDLDWDIDRVARVSRVASESSRGATTDWRFSLDFNERCANQQYVIDMLQGVAKVSDDANGRIQYVEQPTHRDLARFPENTMHEVTKMLPVVIDESLVDLESLHLSRELGYSGIALKACKGHAEALLMGAAAQHYKLFLCVQDLTCIGANFLHSASLAAHIPTVAAIEGNGRQYCPAGNEGWEKKFPGMFEITDGTVETGLLNGPGLGY; this comes from the coding sequence ATGCTTTCCAATATTCGAATCTGCGACCTGCAAACCAACATCACTAAACATCCCTATCGCACGCCGATGAAGTTCGGCGGCCGCGTGGTGTCGGGGGTCGATGTGTTAGAGGTTCGCTGCACCGTGGAAACCAAAAGCGGCCGCCGCGCCGAGGGCCTCGGTTCGATGACGATGGGAAATGCTTGGTCCTGGCCAAGCCAAGTCGTTTCGTCCGATCAAACGTTGGCCGCTATCGAAACGCTCGCCCAACGCCACGCCGCCGCAGCGATGGAAGCCAAGGTCGAAGGGCATCCGTTGGAGATCTGTCACACGCTGGCGAAACTGTTGCGGCCGATCGCCGCTGAGGTGACGCAAGAGGCAGGTTTGGAAGAAGCGATGCCGCAGTTGGCGTGCCTGTTGGCCGCCAGCCCGTTGGAAGCTGCGTTGTTCGACGCTCAAGGCAAGGCGTTGGGAACCAGCAGCTATCGGTTGCTTGGGAAAGATTACGTCGGTTCGGATCTGCAGCCTTATCTAGGGAATGACTTCGCCGGGCACTACCTGGATGAATTTGTCAGCCCGCAGCCGCAATCGAGCATGCCGATCTACCATCTGGTCGGGGCCTTGGATCCGTTGACCGACGCCGACGTCGACCAACCGGTCGGCGATGGGCATCCCGAAACCCTTGCCGCTTGGATCGAAGCCGATGGATTGACTCATCTGAAAATCAAGCTGGCTGGCGACGATTTGGACTGGGATATCGACCGCGTCGCTCGCGTCAGTCGCGTCGCCAGCGAGAGTTCCCGCGGGGCGACGACCGATTGGCGGTTCTCGCTCGATTTCAACGAACGCTGTGCAAACCAGCAGTATGTGATCGACATGCTGCAAGGCGTTGCCAAGGTCAGCGACGATGCCAACGGACGGATTCAATACGTCGAACAACCGACGCATCGCGATCTGGCACGCTTCCCCGAAAACACGATGCACGAGGTGACGAAGATGTTGCCCGTCGTGATCGATGAATCGTTGGTCGATCTGGAAAGTCTGCACCTGTCGCGCGAGTTGGGCTACAGCGGTATCGCGCTGAAAGCCTGCAAGGGGCACGCCGAAGCGTTGCTGATGGGAGCCGCGGCGCAGCACTACAAGCTGTTCCTGTGTGTCCAGGATCTCACCTGCATCGGTGCCAACTTCTTGCATTCCGCATCGCTTGCCGCTCACATCCCAACCGTGGCTGCGATCGAAGGAAACGGACGCCAGTACTGCCCTGCTGGAAACGAAGGCTGGGAAAAGAAGTTCCCTGGAATGTTCGAGATCACCGACGGCACCGTCGAAACCGGGCTGCTCAACGGCCCGGGCCTCGGCTACTGA